In Larimichthys crocea isolate SSNF chromosome VI, L_crocea_2.0, whole genome shotgun sequence, one genomic interval encodes:
- the LOC113745800 gene encoding suppressor protein SRP40-like — MPPSGPPAPPSLGDLPALDLPVPALPELDLPPDVLAFVQEVLVLMLIRLVDDEGSIPSDGEDGDPDFIYSDDGEGSISSDGEGGDPDIFSSDEDESSASSDGEDGDPDFIPSDEDEGSTSSDEDEDVPVSGSSDEGEDSLSSSSDEDDAFSVFCSSSEGEGSSAFSSSDDDRAFFGISSSDEDDGHITVSLGADEVDEGDDVGSVKSSPESSSSIEDPTSSSSGTSVSSKRSREDSDEDWTPSPRPGKRWKE, encoded by the exons ATGCCTCCTTCCGGACCGCccgcccctccctcccttgGAGACCTGCCTGCGCTGGACCTGCCTGTGCCGGCCCTGCCTGAGCTGGACCTGCCTCCGG atgtcCTCGCCTTCGTGCAAGAGGTACTTGTTCTTATGCTCATTCGATTGGTTGATGACGAGGGCTCCATTCcttctgacggagaggatggtgaccccgacTTCATCTATTCAGATGATGGCGAGGGCTCCATCTCTTCTGACGGAGAGGGTGGTGACCCCGACATCTTCTCTTCGGATGAAGATGagagctctgcctcttctgacggagaggatggtgaccccgacTTCATCCCTTCGGATGAAGACGAGGGATCCACCTCTTCTGACGAAGACGAAGACGTCCCTGTTTCAGGCTCTTCAGACGAAGGCGAAGACTCCCTCTCCAGTTCTTCAGATGAGGACGATGCCTTCTCAGtgttctgttcttcatctgAAGGCGAAGGCTCCTcggccttcagctcttcagatgatgacagagccttttttggcatcagttcctcagatgaagacgatggccacatcactgtctctctgggtGCTGATGAGGTCGATGAAGGCGATGATGTTGGGAGTGTGAAATCATCGCCTGAGTCCTCAAGCAGCATCGAggatcccacctcctcctcttctggtaCTAGCGTTTCCagtaagaggagcagggaggacagtgatgaggactGGACCCCCAGTCCAAGGCCAGGGAAACGCTGGAAGGAGTAA